The Polyangium mundeleinium genome contains the following window.
CCAGGCGGACCTGTCCTCCACGGCCTCGCTGCTCCGCGCGCTGCGTGGTCAAATGCTGCGCGTCTCGGCGCACGCGACGACCATGGAGGGGCGGCTCGTCGCAGTGACGGAGGAGAAGGTCTCGCTCGGCGAGGGGCAAGGGACGATCGTGCGGAACAGGCTGTCGCTGCTGACGCCGACGGGCATGCGGCAGGTCGTGCTCGAAGAGGCGGACGCGATCGAGATCATGGACGCGCGGCTGCGCGCCCAGGTGGAGCAAGCGCTGGCCGCGATCGCGGCGTACGCCGCCGCGGATCAGCGCACGATCACGATCGACGTGCACGGGCAAGGCGAGCGGACGGTGCGCGTGGGGTACGTGGTCGCGGCGCCGCTGTGGAAGGCGACGTATCGGCTCGTGGTGCCCGAGAAGGACGGCGAGGCGAAGCTCGAAGGCTGGGCCTTGCTGGAGAACATGAGCGGGCAGGACTGGAACCGCGTGGAGCTGTCGGTGGCGTCGGGCAACCCCGTGACGTTGCGGCAGGCAGTCTACGAATCGTATTTCGTGAACCGACCGGAGGTGCCAGTGGAGGTGCTCGGGCGCAGGCTGCCGCCCGTCGACGTGGGGGCCGTGCCGGAAGCCGAGCTCGCCGAGGCGGCCAATGGCGGAGGGGGCGGGGGGCGCATGATGCATGGCTTCATGGCGGCGCCTTCAGCCGCGGACGCCTTGATGCACAGCGCGCGGTCGGCCGCGGAGGAGGGCGCACCAGAGCCGCCGCCGATCGCCGAGCCCACGGAAGGCGCGACGCAGGTGGTCTTCCGCTTCCCGGATCCCGTGGATCTGCCGCGGGGCCAATCGCTGCTCGTGCCGATCGTGAGCGAGTCGCTCCCGATCGAGCGGGTGTCCTGGTACCGCTACGACGTCGACGCGAGGAACCCACTCGCATCGGTGCGACTGACGAACGACACCGAGACGGGTCTGCCGCCCGGGATCCTGTCCATCTACGAGAACGCGCAGGCCAACGAGCCGATGTCGTTCGTCGGAGACGCGCGTCTCGGCGCGCTCCCTGCAGGGGAGGATCGGTTCGTGAGCTACGCGGTCGATCTCGAGGTGCGCGTGGACCGCGAGGAGAAGTTCGCGCAGCTCGTGAAGGGCGCAAAGATCGCGCGGGGCGTGCTGGAGGTGCGTCGCGTGGAGCAGCGGACGACGGTGTACAAGATCAAGGGCGCAGCAGACGAGGCGCGCGTGCTCGTCCTGGAGCACCCGCGCATCCAGGGGTTTACCCTGGCAGAGCCGACGGAGGGCGTGATCGGGACGACGGACACGCACGTGCGAATCCGGCGTGAGGTTCCCGCAGGACAAACCGTGACCGTGGAAGCCGTGCTGGAGCGGCCGATCGAGCAGAGCATCGTGATCGGGTCGATCACGGCGCAAGAGCTCGGAGTGCTGCTCGCGTCGACGGAAATGTCGGCGGCAGTGCGGGCCGCACTCGAGCACGTGGCAGAGCTGCAGCGGACGCTCGCGTCGCGGGAGGAGGCACTCGCGCTCTTGCGAACCGAGCGGCAAACGCTGGTGTCGGATCAGGATCGGCTGCGCCGAAACCTCGCCTCGTCGCCGCAAGGCAGCGATCTGCACACGCGGTACCTGGCAGCCCTCGCGTCGACCGAAGATCGAATCAGCGAGATCGACCGGACGATCGACACAGCGGAGGCCGCCGTGCGCGTCGCACGGGAAGAACTCGCGGACTACATCGCGAACCTGTCGATCTGACGGAAGGGACCTCACGGCTTGGGGCGGCGCCTCGCTGGGGCGTTGCCCCAGGCCCCACCAGGGGTTGTCCACCCCTGGACCCGGACCAGCGAGGCGCTGGACCCGGGGTCGATGAACTGCGCTCCGCGCAGTTCATCGAACGGCCAGGGTCAAGACCGCCAACGACCCTGCCAACAGAGAGCGCGGCGCTGCAGGTCCAACCGGCGGCGTGCCCGTCGCCCGCTCGAGAGCCACCTCCATGGTCTTGCCACCGGCCCGTTGGAAGAACTGCGCGGAGCGCAGTTCTTCCACCTTCGGTCCAGGCCGTGCCTGGTCCGGGTCGAGGGGCGAATAGCCCCCGCGGGGTCCGGGGCAGCGCCCCGGCTGCGCGCTCTGGTGCTGCAGGATGGGAT
Protein-coding sequences here:
- a CDS encoding DUF4139 domain-containing protein — translated: MRKSRIGATWALGLITTSFVAGSASAEELALKRVMLSTGGVGYFEHEAQVSGDAELTFDVRLDQVSDVLKSLLAMDPQGRLGQASLPGRAPLSEIFRDLPFSQADLSSTASLLRALRGQMLRVSAHATTMEGRLVAVTEEKVSLGEGQGTIVRNRLSLLTPTGMRQVVLEEADAIEIMDARLRAQVEQALAAIAAYAAADQRTITIDVHGQGERTVRVGYVVAAPLWKATYRLVVPEKDGEAKLEGWALLENMSGQDWNRVELSVASGNPVTLRQAVYESYFVNRPEVPVEVLGRRLPPVDVGAVPEAELAEAANGGGGGGRMMHGFMAAPSAADALMHSARSAAEEGAPEPPPIAEPTEGATQVVFRFPDPVDLPRGQSLLVPIVSESLPIERVSWYRYDVDARNPLASVRLTNDTETGLPPGILSIYENAQANEPMSFVGDARLGALPAGEDRFVSYAVDLEVRVDREEKFAQLVKGAKIARGVLEVRRVEQRTTVYKIKGAADEARVLVLEHPRIQGFTLAEPTEGVIGTTDTHVRIRREVPAGQTVTVEAVLERPIEQSIVIGSITAQELGVLLASTEMSAAVRAALEHVAELQRTLASREEALALLRTERQTLVSDQDRLRRNLASSPQGSDLHTRYLAALASTEDRISEIDRTIDTAEAAVRVAREELADYIANLSI